In a single window of the Antedon mediterranea chromosome 1, ecAntMedi1.1, whole genome shotgun sequence genome:
- the LOC140042475 gene encoding urea transporter 2-like has product MEADGIVESPPSTTRYHFTHYFMGEIKPLKEWIKDKNIVFKFINACFRGMGQPVFLNNPISGLLVLAALFVQNPWQAINALLGLISAQLMSMVLCQDRGGVENGGFAFQGLLIGSIVTAISAEEDWYGWLSFPVVCLGAGSVFVSSALNNLFGRVSLPAFNLSFNLVTFLFVTATTHSNDFFPQKPVAATIPWIGNDVDWAEIFKGLPRGIGQCYGCDDVVSGCLVAAAMAICSPIILWHAIWGSFIGIIVGISLACPLDLLYNGVMGYNSVLTACSIGGVFMLISLRVHLLAIVSAVIAAVTSLALFQFLAVLGLPMLAFPFCAIAALFLLVTTEGDYFVKIPLDQVTWPEDHWKRYHRMNITVQNSNELM; this is encoded by the exons ATGGAGGCCGATGGGATTGTGGAATCACCTCCTTCGACGACCCGGTATCACTTCACTCATTATTTTATGGGTGAAATCAAACCGTTAAAGGAATGGATCAAAGACAAAAACATCGTTTTCAAGTTTATTAATGCTTGTTTTCGTGGGATGGGACAACCAGTGTTCTTGAATAACCCAATCAGTGGATTGTTGGTATTGGCGGCACTTTTCGTACAGAACCCTTGGCAGGCGATAAACGCATTGCTAGGCCTTATATCAGCTCAATTGATGTCAATGGTTCTTTGCCAAGATAGAGGAGGGGTTGAAAACGGGGGTTTTGCGTTCCAAGGTCTTCTTATCGGATCGATCGTCACGGCAATATCGGCCGAGGAAGATTGGTATGGCTGGCTCAGTTTCCCGGTAGTTTGTCTTGGTGCTGGCAG TGTTTTTGTTTCGAGTGCATTAAACAACTTATTTGGCCGCGTATCTCTTCCGGCGTTCAACCTGTCATTTAACTtagtaacatttttgtttgtgacGGCAACAACACATTCTAATGATTTCTTCCCGCAAAAACCAGTAGCAGCAACAATACCGTGGATCGGGAATGACGTAGATTGGGCTGAG ATCTTCAAGGGACTACCCAGAGGAATTGGACAATGCTATGGTTGTGATGATGTTGTTTCTGGTTGCTTAGTAGCGGCTGCTATGGCAATATGCTCCCCAATCATTCTATGGCACGCCATTTGGGGATCATTCATTGGTATTATAGTTG gtatatctctagCATGTCCGTTGGATCTTCTATACAATGGTGTGATGGGGTACAACAGTGTGTTGACAGCCTGCAGTATTGGTGGCGTCTTTATGTTGATATCATTGCGTGTCCATCTATTAGCTATTGTTTCAG cTGTAATTGCAGCTGTAACGTCATTAGCGTTGTTCCAGTTCTTAGCTGTACTTGGTTTACCAATGTTAGCGTTTCCATTCTGTGCGATTGCCGCTCTGTTTCTATTGGTGACAACGGAAGGGGATTATTTTGTGAAGATACCATTAGATCAAGTCACGTGGCCGGAGGATCATTGGAAACGATATCACCGAATGAACATAACTGTACAGAACTCAAAtgaattaatgtaa